TgtactgttgttgttttgttggttggttgttttttgttttttttttgctacactGATCTTTAGATAGATTCCCGTAAAAGGATCTCGGCtgatgagttcattctatattattatagaatgaactaattgtgcttcaaaaagtcgaatgaaacctgcttaataatgttgcgttaacatattgaattgcacaccgctttgtagttttccatatactgtacttaacgaaaaactgacaaaaattgaaaaaagtgacGTTTTGAAATCTGACGTCACTactgctgttatggcttccggtagacttttgcaagatcattttgtagtttctttgatcacatgatgttaaataaaatatctaaattacgttatatatattaattaattttgtcttaatcctaaaattctaggtgatgcaacacttgtGACCACAGCTCTAGGCCATGCTTAGGTTTTACTATTGAAGAAGCATTACCTGTATTTCTTTCTAAACCTACACATTTTGTCTGTAGGTATCCTGAAGGTCAATGGTGATGAGTTTGAAACAGGTACAaaaaccttgtgtgtgtgtgtgtgtgtgtgtgtgtagcgtCCAGCCTGCTCAGATAACAGCAGTCAATATGAGATGAAACGTAGAGCAATACTACACAGCATCATAGCTTTCCATACTTGCAGTAGTTTCAGTGTATTTGACACCAGgcttataaatataaaaaaataacaataacatcatgcaaatgttttataaaaaaaaaaaaatctgtttttagtAAGGCTTGGGACGATTTTAAAGTGTAACCTGCTAGTTGCGGTCATTGTACCGCAGAAACCAAGTGTAAATCAAAAACATATCGTGAGAAAATCTGAGTCCTGCAAATTTAAGCAGTTTCCTGTTGCCCAGCGAGGCAGCTTCTCTCTCCTCTTGGGAGTCCTCGCCCTGGTGATTGAGATACAGTGGAGACGCCTGTACTTACTAGAATTAGAATCTGGTCAGTTGCCATGGAAGTGATGGTGATGTCATAATACAGTTTTTCAGTGTGGCTTATTGAAGAGGATGGAGGTGATGATGCAAGAAAGCGAATAAACCATTGGCATGTATTGTGGAACTAACATTGTTTTAAGTGTAaactcattttaatatacttggGCAAACAGGCTGCTTGTTTTTAACACTCATTTGAGGTCCCCAGGCCCTCAGAGGTTACAGGGTAGCCAATTTGTCCGCTGGCCAGCCTACAGTAACACCTACGAGCGTGGGAAATATTTTCCATGCTCTTCTCGCTTTAAACAAGATAAACACCTTTTTAGAAATCTAGATTCCATTACAGGGAAATAAATGAGACTCCTTTTGCAcagtagtttcacccattccaggctttaccgCGAGCTTGGTTGGCCACAGCGTGtaggtgacaagctcaggtgtgtcttcttaaactcctagtaaaaccaggaatggatcaaactgctatgcagtgggagtctcgtTGTCATCTCTGCATTGTCTTTTGTTGACGAATTAATGGAGAATTCACACCTGACAAGCATGACAAAATGACATATAAAGTTGGTAGCCCATGTAAACGTTTTCAGATGCGTGTCATTTTCTGTAGGCTGTGATGCTTGAAGAAGAACAGTAACAGCTGTAGATAAACAACTTGAGCCCCTCAAAGTCGGGACTTTCCGtaatcagaaaacaaaaacagatcatCAAAGCCTGGGTGAAACGCTTTGAACGTACGCCCAcgtgttgttttattaatgccACGGTAAATTTGTGCTTTCTGTTGGTTTCCAGCCTCGGACAATAGTATTGGTTTCTGTGGCTGGATCCTGGTGTTGTTCTCCTTGCTCTTGAGCCTGCTTACCTTCCCTCTCTCCATCTGGATGTGTATCAAGGTAAATCACCTCGACCAGGCTTGGAAAGTCCCTTACGGTTTTAAAAAGCACGTGTTTAATGGTGCCCCTGATTATCTCATCTGGGAAAAGCacgggtgagtcatacagtcgggGGAGCGCAGGGGACTGTCCTAGCTGTACGAAGTAGGCCCGTGCTGGGGATTCCACAAGGAGCACTGGCTGTAGCGCTGCGGCGAGTTAGGGAGGCGAAATCGCCAGGGACCTCTGAGGTTTCTCTGAGCGCAAAGCAGAACCCTGCAGGGCCGGCCTTTGTCCACTAGGGGCCGGTAGCGCGCCGACCATCCGCTGTCAAGCTCCGGGGTGCACAGAGGCAGTTgtcttggtcgtgggatcggaggacgcccactgaccgcCGATCTCTGGAGCTGATGTGGGGGTTGCTGCTGTGAAGGAGCATGATGGGACGTTCTAAACTGGGGAGGTGAATCAGGGTTCTGATGAAGGGAAAGTGTCCCGCTCCATTGTAACACAGGACACAGTGCATGCTTGCATACTCTCAGCTGCTGCTCTCATTCGCTTTCCTTCTCTGCTGCACAGATCGTGAAGGAGTACGAACGGGCGATTATTTTCAGACTTGGGCGTATCTTGCCAGGCGGTGCCAAGGGGCCAGGTAGGTCGGGTTAACTCTCCTGCTTTTCTGCCACGcgtggttttgttttaaaatacttggAAAGGGATACAAATATAAACCACATTATGAATAAATGCTGCCACAGGACTTAGCAAAGCAGGGGCTGCATCAACCCTCGGTGCTTTTCAGTGGATTAGGAAGAAAGCCGTTATCATTTGAATAGAACCCTAAATCAACTAGcgtgcttgcatgtgtttctcatTGTTTAACATGACACGGCTGCCGGTTCACGGGTACACTTTATTTCAATAATCTAATGCTTGGGAAGCTGGGCATGCGTGGGAATCCACCTGGTTAAGGAATGAtaataaccaaaaataataaaaaagatcttATCTAGGGAGAAGGGCACTGTATTGGGACTCTGCTTTTGGCTGTGAAACAGTGGAATTGTCTGTTTCCTGACCAGCACTGCTAGCAGATTGTTTGTGAGGGTGTTTCTCTACAGAGGTCTTCTGTTCTGTGTTCACGCTCATGAGGGTACAGGCCTCCTGGCCTGCAGTGATGCTGGCTGGGGTTAGAAAGTCAGCTGGACACTCTGCAGAGCATTCACCCCAGAGCAATGAAACCTGAGCAACAAGACTACAAAGCTCATTTAATAGaattataataatatacattACAGTGTATATAAACCACCAGCATGCTACGTCTGTGTATTATAGAGGGATGCGACAATGAATTGATTATTGAtcgccatggcttttattttgtgagcctcagttattgattgattgattgattgattggtgccCTATTTGGGTCCTCACTCCTCGCACACATATTTCTAGCATGTTCCACTGTACAGAAAAGTATTTTAATTGCTTTCTTTTAATAGACATTTTGATGGGGTATTTCATACTGCAATCGGGCGTGAATTCTACTTTTGAAAATCCCACGTTCTGTTCAATTTCTGTCTCTGGCAGGTCTGTTCTTAATCCTGCCCTGCACTGACAGTTTCATCAAAGTGGACATGCGCACCATCACCTTCGACATCCCCCCTCAGGAGGTAGGGAGAGCCAGCAGTTTGAGAATACATGGAGGAGTCTGTCTGCGTGTCACACACACTTACAGTGGATCGCGAGGATCGGCATCCGATTGCTCTGAGTCCCAGCACTGGTGTTACTAGCAGACTTGCTCGTGTTATCTCAGTAATTGTGCcggaatatttttttacattggaGGTGGAACAAACTGTGTttgcataaagaaaaaaaaaactttacggTAATACAGAGCTATTTGAGTGTGtaatttgtttaaatgttcaCGAATGGCAATGCTGATAAAATAAAGCATTATCCTGGTCCATGCTGGTTAAACTACACTGCCTCCTGTTTGCCGTGGCTCCCCGCGCAGGTTCTGACCAAGGATTCGGTGACTGTGTGCGTGGACGGCGTGGTTTACTACCGCGTGCAGAATGCCACCCTGGCCGTGGCCAACATCACCAACGCAGACGCTGCCACGCGCCTGCTGGCACAGACCACACTGCGCAACGTCCTGGGCACCAAGAACCTGGCAGAGATCCTGTCCGACCGCGAGGAGATCGCTCACAACATGCAGGTACTACAGGGCTGGATACGCGccattacatatatttatatacagggGTATGTATCCAAAACCAAAAGTTAGGTATTTTTTCTAGATTGCGCTAGCACTCTGctgttttgagtgttttttttggttttttttctagaCCTCTTCAGCGTTTCGCAGTGCTGAAAGAGGTAAAGCTCACCTGTCTGGAGTGAGCACTCTGAATCTCTGTGTATGCACAAGGATTCATCACATTGAAACACTGCTACAGAATCCTAGGCAAAAGCCCAAATTATCTTAATAAATGACCCATTACCTCTAGTCGTGCTTATAATTGTACATCTCAGGCTGTGCTAAGTTTTTCGTTTCCTGAAGTCTGTACGGAATTTGGAAAACATTTTCTTACTCCatggtcttggaataaacttcagGAAGAACTGAAACGTGTCATGATCCCTTtcaaaaagttcaaacaaaagagACATGTAGGTGAGGCGTGTTTTTGCCGGGGCTCCTAAGTTGTTTCTGGTAATTTGTTGAACTTTTTTATTGGTTGTGCTCATTTGAATTTGGAGGTGGGGGAAGGAGACCTGATGTCTCCTGCGCTGTCTCCTTGCTGACTCACTGCTTCCTGTTTCTGTCCCTCCTGCAGTCCACGCTTGACAGTGCCACAGATGACTGGGGTATCAAGGTGGAGCGAGTGGAGATCAAAGACGTCAAGCTGCCCCTGCAGCTCCAGAGAGCCATGGCAGCTGAGGCAGAGGCGTCCCGAGAGGCCAGGGCGAAGGTAAAGAGTGCCAGCCCCTCTCCCCAGCCCGTCGCACACACACAAGAGAATGAGCTGAGATGAAAACACTCACTGCCATTACAGCATTTGAAACCCACGCTAGCcatgcacccagtcctgggtttcagtgTCCCTCCCTTATATGTAGAAGCATGAACAACTCCTGTTGCCTGCAGAAAAGTGTGATccgttcagagcagatttaccagaTCTCCTGAcatggtcatttcaataatatacctgaaacccaggactgggtgctgcTGGCTAGTTTATGCAGCACAAGGCTCTCTGTGAAAACAACCCCACTATTTATACTCTCCGTACTTTGGCATGTAATGGTCTGATTTGTAAATGCGCCTGCAACCACGGTGTCCTTCAAGCTTACCACTGGGGTGTACAGGCACACTGTTCCAGCACAGCTCCATATTAACAGTCCAACGTGTTTTTCAAGCACATGCTGTTGACAGTAATAAGTATAGTGAAACAAGAGGCTGGCCGGATTCTGAAGTGACGTCTGGTTTTGGTAAAGTCTTGTCTGTGTAGGCTCACTTTTCCAGGTGTGAAGCCAAGGACAGGATCTCTGCAGGGAGCTCCACATCTCCAATTCCTCCATGCTGGCTGTATGCTTTCCACTTTGAATGCTTTTAACTAATGCAACTTGCAGCATATAAATGAAATAATggcattataataatatatatatactgtatataaaatctttCACATAGTACCTTAAAAACTGGTTTAccctaatttaaaaataaataaataaataaaaacttaggGGGTGGAAATGAAGATCATTGGATCGAGCCCTTAGATCTTTAGTGTTTGTGTTTGGCAGGCTGTGTAGTGCTTTGCAGGGTGTTCCAGAGCACTCCACTCTCTCAGTAATGTTGCTGCAGAACAGAAATAGCCTGGGTGAAGGTCAGCACTTCCCATCAGCCTGGAGCCAGCCCCTTTTTATACTCTTCCTGTACTAGAAATAAACCGAGTTACTGTCTTTCAGTGGGACcaggctacacacacacacacacacacacacacacacacacacacacacacacacacacacacacacacacacacacacacacacacacacacacacacacacacacacacacacacacacacacacacacacacacacacacacacacacacacacacacccctcctccACTGGCTGCTTTTTATAAGCCAGCCTGTCcctttgagagagagacagagagaaaacgAGAACTGTTATTCAGTGTTGCACGGCAACAAGGAGTGTTGATTTCAAAATCTGCATCCCCATCCTGATGCATAGATCTGTGTCTGTTTTCATGAAGGCATCAATCTCTGTGTCTGTCCTAATGAACAcatctactctgtgtgtgtgtgagtgagcgtGCTCCTACCCAGGTGAATGTGAGGGGCGgggcctctctgtctgtctgtcctatcCGTGTCCTCCTGTCCTGACCCGCTGCCCCTCTCCAGGTGATCGCAGCGGAGGGGGAGATGAATGCATCGCGGGCCCTGAAGGAGGCGTCCATAGTGATCTCAGAGTCCCCCTGCGCCCTGCAGCTGCGCTACCTGCAGACCCTCAACACCATCGCTGCCGAGAAAAACTCCACCATCATCTTCCCCCTGCCCATCGACATGCTGCAAAACTTCATGCGCCAGTGAGCGGGTGGGAGGAGGGCTGGCGAACCACAGCACGCTTCTCCTTGGTTAATCTGCAAGCGGTTTTTGCAGggatcctctctctctccttttttatttttatttgaaagtcaTTGCTCTCGACAGAAACCGAAGCACAAACTTCAGATCTTAATAAATGCCGCTTCGAGAAACATCGACGAAGTGAAAGGAGTTGATCTGTGATGGCCGTGTCTTACTACgtcacagtgagtctgcagtggcAATGCAGCAGTGTAACTTGCAAAAACATTAGAGCGTAGATTTGCACTTTCTCAATGTCAATGCAAACACATGACACATGACACAGCCCCATTGTGCAAATGTATTGAAATCAAAAAAAGTCAAACCACAGCCCCGACACATTGCAGCTTTCATAAAATGTTCAAGTGCAGTCCAGCCGGACCCAATACAGCAGCAACACTGGGCAGAATCATCCCACAGATCATTCATTATAAGCGCTGTAAGATCAGAACAACGTGGATTCATTCCATTAAGCCAAATGAGAAAGAGAGAGCTCTGCCATTATTTTCCTATCTTGTATAAATCGCATCTTCATGCAGTCGTGTGCCTTCTTTCTAACTGGACTATTTTTGTACATGTTATTTTCTCAGATTTATAGTACAGTACTAAATATATAGCTCCATATCAAGTGCAGATGTGAtctatgtttaaaaatgtgtcaaaTGAATCAAGGTAAATGTTACACAGGTTGAAGGCTGGTTCAGTGAATTTTTAAATGGAGTTGGCTGCCTGTTCTCCATGGCATCCACTCTCAAACCCAGATTGTATCCCAGGTCCATAGAGACTTGAATCAAGTCCCTAGAATTTGTGCATGGATCCCCCTTGTAGTGCCCTGAACCCAGCCCCTTTCACCCGGAATGTTATTGCAGCTTGGATTCGGAATGCCAAGTATTTGGAATGTGAGAACTAGTTATTTTAAGCTGGAGTtccaaatgtatttataaatatccTGAAGGTCATTCTTCAAAAAATATCTGTGTAACTTTTTTTAACCCCATTTGAATATGCAATTGCCTTGCCTTCCTTTTTTTCCCCTTgctattttaataatgcataaTGTGTTGCGCAATAAAAACTACTCTTCCAGCCGAATGATAAAGAGACCATGTTTGAAGGAGACTAAACCATTTCTAGGAATCTGCCTGTCCCTTCTGTCCATGTCACCCTTACATTTGTACATGTAAATGCAGTTGGTGTAGCGCAGGGTGATTGACTTTAACAGGATCGCCCTAGTATAGGATTCACAGCCGTGTCCAGGATGTCGGGTCCTTCTTTATACAGGGAGTCGACCAAGACCAGCATGCTCTGCTCACGTGTGGTCTGATCTGTATTTAGACTCTGGGTCACATGTCAGAGTTGGAAGGACACTGATCTCTGATGGGGGAAAGT
This portion of the Acipenser ruthenus chromosome 31, fAciRut3.2 maternal haplotype, whole genome shotgun sequence genome encodes:
- the LOC117396879 gene encoding stomatin isoform X2, encoding MDVRESRQLQKREHQIASDNSIGFCGWILVLFSLLLSLLTFPLSIWMCIKIVKEYERAIIFRLGRILPGGAKGPGLFLILPCTDSFIKVDMRTITFDIPPQEVLTKDSVTVCVDGVVYYRVQNATLAVANITNADAATRLLAQTTLRNVLGTKNLAEILSDREEIAHNMQSTLDSATDDWGIKVERVEIKDVKLPLQLQRAMAAEAEASREARAKVIAAEGEMNASRALKEASIVISESPCALQLRYLQTLNTIAAEKNSTIIFPLPIDMLQNFMRQ
- the LOC117396879 gene encoding stomatin isoform X1, which produces MDVRESRQLQKREHQIGILKVNGDEFETASDNSIGFCGWILVLFSLLLSLLTFPLSIWMCIKIVKEYERAIIFRLGRILPGGAKGPGLFLILPCTDSFIKVDMRTITFDIPPQEVLTKDSVTVCVDGVVYYRVQNATLAVANITNADAATRLLAQTTLRNVLGTKNLAEILSDREEIAHNMQSTLDSATDDWGIKVERVEIKDVKLPLQLQRAMAAEAEASREARAKVIAAEGEMNASRALKEASIVISESPCALQLRYLQTLNTIAAEKNSTIIFPLPIDMLQNFMRQ